In one window of Episyrphus balteatus chromosome 3, idEpiBalt1.1, whole genome shotgun sequence DNA:
- the LOC129915174 gene encoding uncharacterized protein K02A2.6-like translates to MKLVIPFSLRSKVLELAHEGHPGETVMKRRLRSKVWWPLIDRDVENCVKKCYDCLLVSRPINPVPMKRQQFPEGPWLCLAMDLLGPLPNHDFVFVVIDYYSRYHELKFIRRITSSVIIEILEELFSRLGYPESIKADNGRQFVSQELKDYCGNNNIKLITSPPYWPQANGEVENLNRSILKRLQIANTKGLDYKKEILKFILMYNVTPHGTTGKAPSELLFNRVIRDKIPSLHDVPGDLMDSEARDLDSINKEKGKQQADKVRGAKSCDVNVGDKVVLKNVIFPNKLTPQFGPEIYEVIERKGSDVVVKSNDCTYRRNVNHLKKIPFSDTEENSVLIVDSVASPTVTPSESESTNQDNHQCSPKQLQKSSNLKLRLEKKGGMWRPVNDNDA, encoded by the coding sequence ATGAAGTTAGTAATCCCGTTTTCATTGAGATCCAAAGTTTTAGAACTGGCCCATGAAGGTCATCCGGGTGAAACGGTCATGAAACGCAGACTCCGTTCAAAAGTATGGTGGCCACTTATCGATCGAGATGTTGAAAATTGCGTGAAAAAATGCTATGATTGCTTACTTGTCTCACGACCTATAAATCCAGTTCCAATGAAAAGACAACAATTCCCGGAAGGACCTTGGCTTTGCCTTGCCATGGATTTGTTAGGACCACTACCGAACCATGATTTCGTTTTTGTGGTCATAGATTACTATTCACGATACCATGAGTTAAAGTTTATAAGAAGAATTACCTCAAGTGTTATTATCGAGATACTGGAAGAATTATTCTCAAGACTTGGTTACCCGGAGTCTATTAAAGCCGACAACGGGCGGCAATTCGTGAGTCAGGAGTTAAAGGATTACTGTGGAAACAATAACATCAAACTAATAACTTCTCCACCCTATTGGCCTCAGGCAAATGGAGAAGTCGAAAACTTAAATCGCTCCATCTTAAAGCGACTTCAGATTGCCAATACGAAGGGCTtggattataaaaaagaaatcctTAAATTCATTCTTATGTACAACGTTACACCTCACGGTACGACCGGAAAGGCCCCGTCAGAATTGCTCTTCAATAGGGTGATTAGAGATAAAATTCCATCTTTACATGATGTTCCTGGGGATCTTATGGATTCGGAAGCGAGGGATCTAGACTCCATTAACAAAGAAAAGGGTAAACAACAAGCTGACAAGGTTCGAGGTGCAAAGTCTTGTGACGTTAATGTTGGGGATAAAGTGGTGcttaaaaatgtcatttttcccaACAAGCTCACTCCCCAGTTCGGCCCAGAAATATACGAGGTAATTGAGAGGAAGGGCAGTGATGTTGTTGTTAAGAGCAACGATTGTACCTACAGAAGAAACGTTAATCACTTAAAGAAGATACCATTCTCGGATACAGAAGAAAATTCAGTTCTTATAGTAGATTCAGTTGCGTCACCTACAGTTACTCCATCGGAATCGGAATCCACAAACCAAGATAATCATCAATGTTCTCCGAAGCAATTACAAAAATCCTCAAACTTGAAGTTGCGGTTGGAGAAAAAAGGAGGGATGTGGAGACCTGTCAATGACAATGATGCGTAG